From a single Pirellulaceae bacterium genomic region:
- a CDS encoding SMP-30/gluconolactonase/LRE family protein, producing MKRTVRRIAYGLIGLVALLTAWIVKTAYDAGEFKSLQPHFAGQKRTITDVVGGEDITIDHARQIAYISADDRQTRARQPDQAVGGIYRLDISDVHAQPVLLKRQPNEPIAPHGISLYQSPSGDSHLFVVDHQLPEHRILHYVVEPNAGLRLVNTFQDATWMISPNDVVAIDEQRFYFTNDHGSATGWGKFFEEYLQLSRGSVVYYDGKGYSKVATQIAYANGINTSADASYVYVASPIGKQLIVYRRDQASGKLEKLRTVLLGTGVDNIERDTDGNLWVGCHPKLLSFVRHARDTRRLAPSQVLKLTRKGEHDFSVAEVFLDDGSQLSASSVAAVSGSVMLIGPVLDKKLLRCSLPAEFADGARAQQASDP from the coding sequence ATGAAACGCACGGTACGACGCATCGCATACGGATTAATAGGACTAGTCGCGTTACTGACAGCGTGGATTGTCAAGACTGCGTATGACGCTGGAGAATTCAAAAGCCTTCAGCCGCACTTTGCCGGCCAGAAACGAACAATTACCGATGTTGTGGGGGGTGAGGATATCACTATCGACCACGCTCGGCAGATCGCCTACATCAGCGCCGACGATCGACAGACTCGCGCCCGCCAACCCGACCAAGCTGTCGGAGGCATCTATCGGCTGGATATCAGCGATGTTCATGCTCAACCAGTGTTGCTGAAGCGACAGCCGAACGAGCCTATCGCTCCCCACGGCATTTCGCTGTATCAATCGCCCTCTGGAGACAGCCATTTATTTGTTGTCGACCATCAACTGCCCGAACATCGCATCCTGCACTACGTCGTCGAGCCCAACGCTGGACTGCGATTGGTCAACACCTTTCAGGACGCGACCTGGATGATTAGCCCGAACGATGTAGTGGCTATTGACGAGCAGCGATTTTATTTCACCAACGATCATGGTTCGGCGACTGGTTGGGGCAAGTTTTTTGAAGAATATCTGCAGCTTAGTCGTGGCAGTGTCGTGTACTACGATGGCAAGGGCTACTCGAAGGTGGCAACGCAAATCGCATATGCTAACGGAATCAACACCTCTGCCGACGCCAGTTACGTGTATGTCGCATCGCCGATTGGTAAACAGCTGATAGTCTATCGCCGCGATCAGGCTAGCGGGAAGTTAGAGAAACTGCGAACTGTGCTGCTCGGCACAGGAGTTGACAACATCGAACGCGATACAGATGGCAACTTGTGGGTGGGCTGTCACCCCAAGCTGCTGAGCTTTGTCCGCCACGCGAGAGATACCCGCCGACTGGCTCCGTCGCAAGTACTCAAGCTAACTCGCAAAGGCGAACATGACTTTAGTGTTGCGGAAGTATTTCTTGACGATGGATCCCAACTGTCCGCTTCCAGCGTGGCTGCCGTTTCAGGATCGGTTATGCTGATTGGACCGGTGCTGGATAAGAAACTCTTGCGGTGCAGTTTGCCGGCCGAATTCGCTGACGGCGCTAGGGCACAGCAGGCAAGTGACCCATGA
- a CDS encoding S9 family peptidase — MHRFSRFIQALGVALAVPLSCAATSVLVAQAQSTGRMTGEKLFDLGRIGDAAVSPDGSQVAYLVTYYNLADDSSTVTLYLQSLVTQPSGVTSKGLGTSLASSRPQVLLEGVKGLGSLSWIARPEGARLLYIAPGADENSKPQAWMLDPAAPDTARQITHVQQGIANLKASPKGDHIAFSVNIKLDATVNELYPDLPKADARIIDSLMYRHWNAWHDYTYSHVHVARLSEDGTAGEAIDLMPNMRNHCPLPPHGGADQFAFSPDGQQLALTLKLVDNPAESTDSGIYLVPAGGGELRLVTPDMPGYDMQPRYSADGRYLIFHSMQRGGFEADRNRIFLIELSSGQQRELTQGLDQDAHETVWADDASWVYFSSEQQGTKQIYRLGADGQGLKQLSQGWFDFSVVATVPDSPWLLLKQQNMLRPVELALLNTQDGQLWTITDVNGEVFAGLELPTVQQQHFRATDGQSIQCWVVVPPDFDPTTAGRWPMLTYCQGGPQSQIGQWFSYRWNFHLMAAKGYVVLAVNRRGLPGFGRRWNDQISGDWGGQAMQDILSATDGMIAQPSIDAQRVAAIGASFGGYTAYWLMGNSGDRFCAMVSHCGVFNLESMYGATEELFFVNWDMGGPYWLSPTVQDRYSRFSPHRYVGNWKTPLLVIHGEKDFRVPVTQGIEAFTAAQVQGVPSRFLYFPEEGHWVIKPQNSVLWGRVFFDWLATYCKPGPVD; from the coding sequence ATGCACAGATTTTCCAGATTCATTCAGGCACTGGGCGTAGCTCTGGCTGTCCCACTGTCTTGCGCCGCAACTTCGGTCCTGGTTGCCCAGGCGCAGTCCACCGGGCGGATGACGGGTGAAAAGCTGTTCGACTTAGGACGCATTGGCGACGCTGCGGTCTCGCCCGATGGCAGCCAAGTTGCATATTTAGTGACCTACTATAATCTGGCAGATGATTCTTCAACCGTGACCTTATATCTCCAGAGCTTGGTCACGCAGCCCAGTGGTGTCACCTCAAAAGGATTGGGAACCTCGTTAGCATCCAGCCGGCCGCAAGTATTGCTCGAGGGCGTAAAAGGCTTGGGCTCCTTGAGTTGGATCGCGCGACCCGAAGGGGCTCGACTACTCTATATTGCTCCAGGTGCAGACGAGAATTCCAAGCCGCAAGCATGGATGCTGGACCCGGCTGCGCCTGACACCGCCCGGCAGATTACGCATGTTCAGCAGGGGATCGCGAATTTGAAGGCCTCGCCCAAGGGAGATCACATTGCTTTCTCGGTGAACATCAAGCTTGATGCTACCGTCAACGAACTTTATCCAGATCTGCCCAAAGCCGATGCCCGGATTATCGACTCGTTGATGTATCGCCACTGGAACGCGTGGCACGACTACACCTATTCGCATGTGCATGTGGCCCGTCTGTCAGAGGACGGTACGGCTGGCGAGGCTATAGACCTAATGCCCAATATGCGAAATCATTGTCCTCTGCCGCCGCACGGCGGTGCAGATCAGTTTGCCTTTTCGCCCGACGGCCAGCAACTGGCATTGACGCTGAAGTTGGTTGACAACCCGGCGGAGAGTACCGACAGCGGCATCTATCTGGTGCCTGCCGGCGGCGGTGAATTGCGATTGGTCACGCCCGACATGCCCGGCTATGACATGCAGCCCAGGTATTCGGCAGACGGACGCTATCTGATTTTTCACTCGATGCAGCGCGGTGGCTTTGAAGCCGACCGCAATCGCATTTTTTTGATCGAGTTATCCAGTGGCCAGCAGCGCGAGCTGACCCAGGGTCTGGATCAAGATGCTCACGAAACCGTTTGGGCTGACGATGCAAGCTGGGTGTATTTTTCAAGCGAGCAGCAAGGCACCAAACAGATTTATCGTTTGGGGGCTGATGGTCAGGGCCTAAAACAGCTTTCGCAAGGTTGGTTTGATTTTTCGGTCGTGGCCACAGTACCTGACAGTCCTTGGCTGCTGCTGAAACAACAAAACATGTTGCGGCCAGTCGAGTTGGCACTGCTGAACACCCAGGACGGACAACTGTGGACGATCACTGACGTTAACGGAGAAGTGTTTGCTGGCTTGGAATTACCTACGGTACAACAGCAGCACTTTCGAGCGACCGATGGACAGTCGATTCAGTGCTGGGTGGTGGTGCCACCAGACTTTGATCCAACTACGGCTGGTCGTTGGCCGATGCTGACCTATTGTCAGGGTGGACCGCAGAGCCAGATCGGGCAATGGTTTTCATATCGCTGGAATTTTCATTTGATGGCCGCAAAAGGCTACGTTGTGTTGGCCGTCAATCGCCGTGGACTACCTGGTTTTGGCAGGCGCTGGAACGATCAAATCAGTGGCGATTGGGGTGGGCAAGCTATGCAGGATATCTTGTCGGCTACTGACGGCATGATCGCTCAGCCCTCTATCGACGCACAGCGCGTGGCGGCCATTGGCGCGAGCTTTGGCGGCTATACGGCATATTGGCTGATGGGTAATTCCGGCGACCGATTTTGCGCGATGGTTTCGCATTGCGGAGTCTTCAATCTGGAGTCGATGTATGGAGCGACTGAAGAATTGTTTTTTGTGAATTGGGATATGGGCGGTCCCTACTGGCTTAGTCCAACCGTACAGGACCGCTACAGTCGATTTTCGCCTCATCGGTACGTTGGAAACTGGAAGACACCGCTACTGGTTATCCATGGGGAAAAGGACTTTCGGGTTCCCGTCACGCAGGGTATTGAAGCCTTCACCGCCGCACAGGTGCAGGGCGTGCCCAGTCGCTTTTTGTATTTTCCAGAAGAAGGACACTGGGTCATCAAGCCTCAGAATAGCGTGTTATGGGGACGAGTATTTTTCGATTGGCTGGCAACCTATTGCAAACCCGGTCCTGTTGATTAG
- a CDS encoding amidohydrolase family protein yields MSDSTLRIQADFLVIDPWRILTNAQLVIRQGRIAEIHETPQLAADIHWPRRVILPGLINAHTHLEFSDLAEPFPAGRSFPEWIGQVIEYRRHQSAHMSPPWQQQIRRRAIRSGWAECGNTGTALLVDIVTPPWQANIFDTANIKGEIGDTAWNPDCMPKVIAMPELLGLDSARLAASAQCANLILRDVAEMSQHLCVLGCGVSPHAPYSIRNGQVQQHLVELPVPMLTAMHVAESVDELHWIQTREGAFAELYRQMGIAVDQPPMRIGEAIELLATQPRSLLIHGNYLSESELDRIADASIAIVYCPRTHRHFGHRPYPLTSILCRDIPLLLGTDSRASNPDLNLWSECLEARRCHRQLSAADVLAAVTCQAANVLGVENDFGTLDIGQTAWLNHLPTPDGATAEDLLERLLAPDSTNHPQPARWKWD; encoded by the coding sequence ATGTCGGATTCTACCCTACGTATCCAGGCTGATTTTCTTGTCATCGATCCTTGGCGCATTTTGACCAATGCGCAATTGGTGATCCGTCAGGGTCGAATCGCTGAAATCCATGAGACGCCACAGCTGGCCGCAGACATTCATTGGCCGCGGAGGGTTATCTTACCGGGCCTAATCAATGCCCATACGCATCTGGAATTCAGTGATCTGGCTGAACCATTTCCTGCCGGAAGGAGTTTTCCAGAGTGGATCGGACAGGTGATTGAATATCGTCGCCATCAATCAGCGCACATGAGCCCCCCGTGGCAGCAGCAAATTCGCCGCCGCGCGATTCGCAGTGGCTGGGCCGAATGTGGCAACACAGGCACAGCGCTGCTGGTAGATATCGTCACACCGCCGTGGCAAGCGAACATTTTTGACACTGCGAACATCAAGGGAGAGATCGGAGATACTGCCTGGAATCCTGACTGTATGCCTAAAGTCATCGCCATGCCAGAACTGCTGGGGTTAGACTCGGCGCGATTGGCGGCTTCGGCCCAGTGTGCCAATTTGATTCTGCGAGACGTTGCTGAAATGAGCCAACACCTCTGTGTGCTGGGATGTGGCGTGTCGCCTCATGCTCCATATTCGATTCGCAATGGCCAAGTCCAACAGCATTTAGTGGAGCTTCCTGTACCGATGCTCACAGCAATGCACGTTGCAGAAAGTGTGGACGAGCTGCATTGGATTCAGACACGCGAGGGCGCGTTTGCGGAGTTGTACCGGCAAATGGGAATTGCCGTGGATCAACCACCGATGCGAATCGGCGAAGCGATTGAACTGCTAGCTACTCAACCGCGCAGCCTACTGATACACGGTAACTATTTGAGCGAATCTGAGCTCGATCGTATCGCCGACGCGTCGATCGCCATTGTCTATTGCCCACGCACCCATCGCCATTTCGGACATCGCCCCTATCCGTTGACGTCAATTTTGTGCCGAGACATCCCGCTGTTGCTCGGTACGGACTCGCGAGCCAGCAACCCTGATCTAAATTTGTGGTCTGAGTGCCTGGAAGCGCGGCGCTGCCATCGGCAATTGTCGGCTGCAGACGTTCTGGCGGCAGTGACATGCCAGGCCGCCAACGTCTTGGGCGTGGAGAACGATTTTGGGACTCTGGACATTGGTCAAACGGCGTGGCTCAATCACTTACCAACGCCCGATGGGGCCACTGCCGAGGATTTGCTGGAACGATTACTGGCCCCAGATTCGACCAACCATCCGCAGCCGGCTCGATGGAAGTGGGATTGA
- a CDS encoding DUF1501 domain-containing protein: MLDFIGRGTAHTCTGATRRDFLQVGTLGAVGLGLPQWLQAREEGRVAPEGDRRSCILIFNLGAPSQLDTFDMKPDAPAEVRGPFQPIATAVSGIQLSEILPQHAKIADKIALVRSCFHRGAAVHDAGWQIMQTGRLFTGGVDTPHMGSAAWYLRGSRSDLPPHIVLPETMGRGGGNLPNGQAGGFLGKAYDPFSLMADPSQENFKVPDLLPPSSLPAARVDRRRRLRQAVEESMTQFEASESARLMNEHFETAYRLMSSPQARDAFDLSKESSHMRERYGMNRFGQCCLLARRLVEAGVRFVTINTFLTVFDEITWDIHGSKPFTSIAGMKNIVAPMYDQGYAALISDLSERGLLEDTLVANLAEFGRTPKVNPAGGRDHWPQCFTVYFAGGGVRGGQVVGASDPIGAVPADRPVEPPEVVATIFKSLGLDLSDHLPGPGGRPFPIVDTGFREISELF, translated from the coding sequence ATGTTGGATTTTATTGGCCGAGGAACGGCACATACATGCACTGGGGCTACTCGCAGAGATTTCCTGCAAGTCGGCACTCTGGGTGCTGTTGGATTGGGATTGCCTCAATGGTTGCAAGCTCGGGAAGAAGGACGAGTCGCGCCTGAGGGTGATCGCCGCTCCTGTATTCTGATCTTCAATTTGGGCGCGCCGAGTCAACTAGACACGTTTGACATGAAGCCGGATGCGCCGGCGGAGGTACGCGGCCCCTTCCAGCCGATCGCTACTGCCGTCTCTGGTATTCAGCTCTCTGAGATTCTACCGCAGCACGCCAAGATCGCTGACAAGATCGCCTTGGTGCGTTCCTGTTTCCATCGCGGTGCGGCGGTACACGATGCCGGCTGGCAGATTATGCAAACCGGCCGATTGTTTACCGGCGGCGTCGATACACCTCACATGGGTTCTGCAGCCTGGTATTTGCGCGGCTCTCGTTCCGACCTGCCTCCGCATATCGTTCTGCCGGAAACGATGGGGCGGGGAGGTGGCAACTTGCCTAATGGTCAAGCCGGAGGGTTTTTGGGCAAAGCCTACGATCCGTTTTCGCTGATGGCTGATCCATCGCAGGAGAACTTCAAGGTCCCAGATCTCTTGCCGCCCAGTTCACTGCCAGCCGCGCGTGTCGATCGCCGCCGGCGATTGCGACAGGCTGTCGAAGAGTCCATGACACAGTTCGAGGCCAGTGAGAGCGCTCGGCTGATGAACGAACATTTCGAGACCGCCTATCGGCTGATGTCTAGCCCTCAGGCGCGCGATGCATTTGATCTGTCCAAAGAATCATCGCACATGCGTGAGCGGTATGGCATGAATCGCTTCGGCCAGTGCTGTCTGCTCGCCCGACGCCTAGTGGAAGCCGGCGTGCGATTCGTGACGATTAATACCTTCCTGACCGTGTTCGACGAAATCACTTGGGACATCCACGGCAGCAAACCTTTCACCTCAATCGCCGGCATGAAGAACATCGTGGCTCCCATGTACGATCAAGGCTATGCTGCGCTGATCAGCGATCTGTCCGAACGTGGACTGCTGGAGGATACGCTGGTAGCCAATTTGGCGGAATTTGGTCGCACTCCGAAGGTCAATCCGGCGGGCGGGCGAGATCACTGGCCGCAGTGCTTTACAGTCTACTTCGCCGGAGGTGGCGTGCGCGGTGGGCAAGTGGTTGGGGCCAGCGATCCAATCGGAGCGGTGCCTGCTGATCGCCCCGTCGAACCACCAGAGGTTGTAGCGACTATCTTCAAGAGTCTCGGACTAGACCTGTCCGATCATCTGCCCGGCCCCGGCGGCCGGCCGTTCCCAATCGTCGATACCGGATTTCGCGAGATCAGTGAGCTATTCTAA
- the folE gene encoding GTP cyclohydrolase I FolE — protein MTAVDSASSIDHERLQRAVREILLAVGENPDREGLHETPARVARMYAEMFSGLREDASVHLQKVFTEKYDEVVLVRDITFCSMCEHHLLPFTGRAHIGYLPDGKVVGLSKLARVVESVARRPQVQERMTETVADLVEQHLGAKGVAVVVQATHSCMTIRGVRKPGSLCITSAMRGIFRDNPASRSEILSLIANHKE, from the coding sequence ATGACAGCAGTCGATTCCGCATCTTCCATCGACCATGAACGATTACAACGAGCCGTTCGCGAAATCTTGCTGGCAGTAGGCGAGAACCCAGATCGCGAGGGCCTGCATGAAACACCAGCTCGAGTGGCTCGTATGTACGCCGAAATGTTTTCCGGATTGCGCGAAGACGCCAGCGTACATCTGCAGAAGGTGTTTACTGAAAAATACGACGAAGTTGTATTGGTTCGTGACATTACGTTTTGCAGCATGTGCGAGCATCACCTGCTGCCATTCACTGGTCGCGCTCACATTGGATATTTGCCGGACGGCAAGGTGGTCGGGCTGAGCAAGCTTGCCCGCGTCGTCGAATCGGTGGCGCGAAGACCTCAGGTTCAAGAGCGCATGACGGAAACGGTGGCCGATCTGGTCGAACAGCATCTGGGCGCCAAAGGGGTGGCGGTGGTCGTACAAGCCACCCACAGTTGCATGACCATTCGCGGTGTGCGCAAGCCGGGTAGCCTGTGTATTACCAGCGCCATGCGCGGTATTTTCCGCGACAATCCAGCCAGCCGCTCAGAAATCTTGAGTCTAATCGCCAACCACAAAGAATGA
- a CDS encoding sulfurtransferase, with product MNTALDQPASGILNISTYRFVPLDDLPGRRLRLKSLAESLELKGTILLSPEGINMFLAGPRERIEAFFEQLDGDPLLAGMQPKESLSSAPPFRRMLVRIKKEIIAFGVSEVDPIKGTSSKLPPHELKRWLDEGRPLCLLDVRNDYEIELGTFRDAQHLDIHHFRSFPQAIRRLPEAAKQQTIVMFCTGGIRCEKAGPLMEQAGFKNVYQLDGGILKYFEEVGGAHWDGSCFVFDDRVALDPQLQPTGDQLCYACQAVLHPADLQSSLYRLGESCPHCYQSPEQCAAQQLQQQQQRIDQVARQQPGTQPYDNYRSVYVPGKLAGLTLIDFLVQYQPGIAAEQWMHWIAAGQLTCGGQPVTSDLVVREGQHFVHHQPETVEPEINPNIVLLHEDDSLVVVDKPAPLPVHPCGRFNRNTLSWILEQAYPQLKLRVAHRLDANTSGVIVLCRKIQASRRVQPQFAAGQVRKEYLARVLGHPAWNAISHSAEISEQPTPQGQRCIAVPGTGQLCATRFEVLSRLSDGTSLIAAFPETGRTHQIRVHLWDLHYPIVGDPLYLPDRAHGSNCTLQLNDPPMCLHSKSITLIHPDSGLPATYVAPLPKWAES from the coding sequence ATGAATACAGCGCTGGACCAGCCCGCCAGTGGGATATTGAATATCTCGACCTACAGATTTGTGCCGTTGGACGATTTGCCGGGACGCCGACTGAGGCTCAAGTCGCTGGCCGAATCGCTGGAATTGAAAGGTACGATCCTGCTCAGCCCCGAAGGGATCAATATGTTCCTGGCGGGACCACGCGAGCGAATTGAAGCCTTCTTTGAGCAGCTAGACGGCGATCCACTGTTGGCGGGAATGCAGCCCAAAGAAAGCCTCTCCAGCGCACCGCCGTTTCGACGCATGTTAGTTCGCATTAAGAAGGAGATTATCGCCTTTGGTGTGTCGGAAGTGGATCCGATCAAAGGGACATCGTCCAAGCTGCCGCCACACGAGTTGAAACGATGGTTGGACGAGGGCCGGCCATTGTGTCTGCTGGATGTGCGCAATGACTACGAGATTGAACTGGGTACTTTCCGGGATGCGCAGCACCTGGACATTCATCACTTTCGCAGTTTCCCCCAAGCTATCAGGCGATTACCGGAAGCGGCCAAGCAACAGACGATCGTCATGTTTTGCACCGGTGGCATTCGCTGCGAGAAAGCTGGGCCGCTTATGGAGCAGGCTGGCTTTAAGAACGTCTACCAACTGGATGGTGGCATTCTGAAGTACTTTGAAGAAGTGGGCGGCGCTCACTGGGATGGCTCGTGCTTTGTGTTTGATGATCGCGTGGCGTTGGACCCACAGCTACAGCCAACCGGCGATCAATTGTGTTATGCCTGTCAGGCTGTTCTGCACCCTGCCGACCTTCAGTCGTCGCTTTACAGACTGGGCGAATCTTGTCCTCACTGTTATCAATCGCCCGAACAATGTGCTGCCCAGCAGCTTCAGCAACAGCAGCAACGCATCGACCAGGTGGCGCGGCAGCAGCCGGGAACACAGCCCTACGACAACTATCGCAGCGTGTACGTGCCTGGAAAACTGGCGGGGCTGACATTGATTGATTTCCTGGTGCAGTATCAACCTGGCATCGCTGCGGAGCAATGGATGCACTGGATCGCCGCCGGTCAGTTGACTTGTGGCGGCCAGCCTGTTACCAGCGATTTGGTTGTGCGGGAGGGGCAGCACTTCGTGCATCATCAGCCGGAAACCGTCGAGCCGGAGATTAATCCGAACATTGTACTGTTGCACGAGGATGACAGCCTGGTAGTCGTCGACAAGCCAGCTCCACTACCGGTACACCCCTGCGGCCGTTTTAATCGCAATACGCTCAGTTGGATACTGGAGCAGGCCTATCCACAGCTTAAACTGCGAGTCGCGCATCGACTGGATGCCAACACTTCGGGCGTGATCGTGTTGTGTCGCAAGATTCAAGCTTCCCGACGTGTGCAACCGCAGTTCGCGGCCGGACAAGTGCGCAAAGAGTACCTGGCTCGCGTGCTGGGACATCCCGCGTGGAACGCCATCTCACACTCAGCGGAAATCAGCGAACAACCCACGCCGCAGGGCCAGCGCTGCATCGCGGTACCGGGAACGGGGCAGCTATGTGCGACGCGGTTTGAAGTGTTAAGTCGCCTGAGCGACGGCACAAGTCTGATCGCAGCTTTCCCCGAAACTGGACGGACGCATCAGATTCGTGTTCACCTGTGGGATTTGCACTACCCGATCGTCGGCGATCCCCTGTACTTGCCGGATCGAGCCCACGGTAGCAATTGCACGCTTCAACTGAACGATCCGCCCATGTGTTTGCATTCAAAGTCGATTACACTGATACATCCCGATTCGGGACTGCCCGCGACATACGTAGCTCCGCTTCCCAAGTGGGCCGAAAGTTAA
- a CDS encoding deoxyribonuclease IV — protein MYCFGSHVSCAGGLLAGVDRAQQLGCQCLQVFVSSPRSWPSPQGLIPLRSVKSRSAKVATLESATSAGRVGGAASEDPAEFRSYLATTELVAPIAHACYLINLASSDSALWEKSVAALVIEWSRAEQLGLDGIVLHPGSHTTATPEQGMHNIVRGVSEALRRVAPKRCSLLLENTAGQGSCLGWKIEQLGWLLETLDCELLGVCWDTCHALAAGYDFRSPAGLQAMIDELRQYRVLERIGAVHANDSLKDCGSRVDRHEHIGLGRIGQEGWQLFLHAPEFRMLPMYLETEKGVDDNGVDWDERNLAALRSLAASR, from the coding sequence ATGTATTGCTTTGGTTCCCATGTTAGTTGTGCCGGTGGTTTGTTGGCGGGCGTGGATCGGGCTCAGCAGTTGGGCTGCCAGTGCTTACAAGTGTTCGTCAGCTCGCCACGCAGTTGGCCTTCTCCCCAAGGGTTGATTCCGCTGCGTTCGGTCAAGAGCCGTTCCGCTAAAGTTGCCACACTGGAATCGGCGACGAGCGCTGGTCGTGTGGGTGGTGCGGCGAGCGAAGATCCTGCAGAGTTTAGAAGCTATCTGGCGACTACCGAACTGGTTGCGCCTATCGCCCATGCCTGCTACTTGATCAATCTGGCGTCGAGCGACTCGGCACTCTGGGAAAAGTCGGTAGCGGCGTTGGTGATTGAATGGAGTCGCGCTGAACAGCTCGGCCTGGATGGTATCGTGCTGCATCCAGGTTCGCATACGACGGCTACGCCCGAGCAGGGAATGCACAATATCGTGCGCGGAGTTAGCGAGGCGCTCCGGCGGGTTGCTCCCAAACGCTGTAGCCTGCTATTGGAAAACACGGCTGGCCAAGGAAGTTGTCTGGGTTGGAAAATCGAGCAATTGGGTTGGCTGTTGGAAACGCTCGATTGTGAACTGCTGGGCGTGTGCTGGGATACCTGCCATGCGCTGGCTGCCGGTTACGATTTTCGCTCGCCGGCCGGTCTACAAGCGATGATCGATGAACTGCGTCAGTATCGTGTGCTGGAGCGCATTGGCGCGGTGCATGCTAACGACAGCCTGAAGGATTGCGGTAGTCGCGTCGATCGCCATGAGCATATTGGCCTGGGCCGCATCGGTCAGGAGGGATGGCAGTTGTTTCTGCACGCCCCCGAGTTTCGGATGCTTCCCATGTACCTGGAAACGGAAAAAGGGGTGGACGACAACGGTGTCGATTGGGATGAGCGCAATCTAGCTGCTCTACGCTCTCTAGCCGCTTCCAGGTAG